Proteins from a single region of Apium graveolens cultivar Ventura chromosome 7, ASM990537v1, whole genome shotgun sequence:
- the LOC141672266 gene encoding subtilisin-like protease SBT5.6, protein MAFIMKNICFLPLLLLLPLLAFSVETKVYIVYFGEHSGEKALHEIEEDHHSYLFSVKKTQEEARASLLYSYKNIFNGFAALLTPEEASKLSEREEVVSVFESQPDKYSLQTTRSWEFSGVENTKEWNSEKDNLLFKSKYGKDVIIGVLDTGVWPESKSFSDEGMGPVPASWKGICQTGDNFTTKHCNRKIIGARYYLKGYQSHYGPLNRTMDYLSPRDKDGHGSHTASTAAGRIVPKVSALGGFAYGTASGGAPLARLAIYKVCWPIPKKEKVEGNTCTEVDMLAGMDDAIADGVHVLSLSLGTAKPLPYDQDGLAIGGLHAVKKNIVVSASAGNSGPSPSTLSNPAPWIITVGASSMDRSFIAPVILGNGMSIEGQTVTPYNLKRKMYPLVHAAQVLERHFDPKNSTAMQCLPGSLSPEKAKGKIVFCLRGNGTRIGKGQEVKRAGGAGYILGNSLANGAELAVDAHVLPATGVTSDDAIKILKYINSTKKPTAYIRYAKTRLNYKPAPYMAAFTSRGPNVISPDILKPDITAPGLNILAAWTEGNSPTKLESDTRVVKYNIISGTSMSCPHVAGVAALLKAAHPSWSSAAIRSAIMTSAGLLNNKGKLITDASKRTPADPFQYGSGHFRPEKAVDPGLVYDATHLDYLLFLCASGLKVVDPVYKCPKNPPATYNLNYPSLAIPKFSGTKLVKRTVTNVGGSKSVYFVRVKPPLGYSVKVFPPILVFNHVGQQKNFTITVKANRKTSEKSNNYSFGWYTWTDGFHSVRSPLAVSSP, encoded by the exons ATGGCCTTTATTATGAAGAATATTTGTTTTCTGCCACTACTACTACTTCTTCCTCTCTTAGCTTTTTCTGTTGAGACAAAG GTGTATATAGTTTATTTTGGAGAGCATAGTGGAGAGAAAGCTTTGCATGAGATTGAAGAAGATCATCACTCTTACTTGTTTTCTGTCAAGAAAACTCAAGAAGAAGCCAGGGCTTCTCTTCTCTATAGTTACAAGAACATTTTCAATGGCTTCGCCGCATTGCTTACTCCAGAAGAAGCCTCCAAATTATCGG AAAGAGAAGAAGTGGTATCAGTGTTTGAGAGCCAGCCAGACAAGTACTCACTACAGACTACAAGGTCATGGGAGTTTTCAGGGGTAGAAAAtactaaagaatggaactctgAGAAAGACAACTTGTTATTCAAATCCAAATATGGGAAAGATGTTATTATTGGGGTTTTGGATACTG GTGTGTGGCCTGAGTCGAAGAGCTTTAGTGATGAAGGAATGGGACCTGTTCCAGCCTCTTGGAAAGGAATCTGCCAAACTGGTGATAATTTTACCACCAAACATTGTAACAG AAAAATAATTGGAGCTAGGTACTACCTGAAAGGTTATCAAAGTCACTATGGTCCTCTGAACAGGACAATGGATTATCTATCACCGCGTGACAAGGATGGCCATGGAAGTCATACAGCATCAACTGCAGCAGGGCGGATCGTCCCTAAAGTCTCTGCCCTTGGTGGATTTGCCTATGGAACAGCCTCAGGTGGTGCGCCACTAGCCCGTTTAGCAATCTACAAAGTTTGCTGGCCAATACCTAAAAAGGAAAAAGTAGAAGGAAACACATGCACGGAAGTAGACATGTTAGCAGGCATGGATGATGCCATTGCAGATGGTGTTCATGTTTTAAGTCTTTCCCTCGGAACAGCAAAACCTTTGCCTTATGATCAAGATGGTCTCGCCATTGGAGGACTTCATGCTGTTAAAAAGAACATTGTGGTTTCGGCCAGTGCTGGCAATTCAGGCCCTTCCCCATCAACATTGTCTAATCCAGCTCCGTGGATTATAACAGTTGGTGCAAGCAGCATGGATCGATCTTTCATTGCCCCGGTTATACTTGGGAATGGCATGAGCATTGAG GGACAAACAGTAACTCCATACAATCTGAAAAGAAAGATGTACCCACTCGTTCATGCAGCGCAAGTACTTGAACGTCATTTTGATCCAAAAAATTCTACAGCAAT GCAATGTTTACCAGGATCTCTATCACCTGAAAAGGCTAAAGGGAAGATTGTCTTTTGCTTGAGAGGAAATGGAACAAGAATTGGGAAAGGCCAGGAGGTGAAAAGGGCTGGAGGTGCTGGTTATATCTTGGGGAACAGCCTTGCAAATGGAGCAGAGTTGGCTGTCGATGCTCATGTTCTTCCTGCCACAGGAGTCACTTCAGACGACGCCATAAAAATTTTAAAGTATATTAATTCTACAAAGAAGCCAACAGCATACATCAGATATGCAAAGACAAGATTAAATTATAAACCTGCACCTTACATGGCTGCCTTCACCAGCAGGGGGCCAAACGTAATTTCACCTGATATTCTCAAG CCTGATATCACAGCTCCAGGTCTGAATATTTTGGCAGCATGGACTGAAGGAAATTCGCCTACGAAGCTGGAAAGTGATACTAGAGTTGTCAAGTACAACATAATTTCTGGAACTTCTATGTCTTGCCCTCATGTGGCTGGCGTTGCTGCACTACTTAAAGCTGCCCACCCTAGTTGGAGCAGTGCTGCCATTAGATCTGCTATTATGACCTCAG CTGGACTGCTGAACAACAAAGGTAAGCTTATAACTGATGCATCCAAAAGAACCCCTGCGGATCCCTTCCAGTATGGGTCTGGCCATTTCAGGCCAGAAAAGGCAGTAGATCCTGGACTCGTGTATGATGCTACACACTTGGATTATCTTCTCTTCCTCTGCGCTTCTGGATTAAAAGTTGTCGATCCAGTCTATAAGTGTCCGAAAAATCCACCAGCCACATACAATCTCAACTATCCTTCCCTTGCTATACCAAAGTTCAGTGGCACTAAACTTGTCAAGAGAACAGTCACAAATGTTGGCGGAAGCAAGAGCGTCTACTTTGTTAGGGTTAAACCGCCCTTGGGATACTCTGTAAAGGTCTTCCCACCTATCTTAGTTTTTAACCATGTTGGCCAGCAAAAGAATTTCACCATAACAGTGAAAGCAAATAGAAAGACATCTGAAAAGAGTAATAACTACTCATTTGGATGGTATACATGGACCGATGGATTCCACAGTGTCAGAAGTCCCTTGGCTGTGTCGTCGCCATAA